In Chrysiogenes arsenatis DSM 11915, the following proteins share a genomic window:
- a CDS encoding KilA-N domain-containing protein, with product MTRSKEITVLTETVRVRQIQQDDYISLTDIAKYRNADDPRFIIQNWIRTRFTVEFLGIWEQLNNPYFNRVEFEAVKNEAGSNAFVMTPTKWSSLTGAIGIVSKSGRYGGTYAHKDIAFEFASWVSVEFKLYLIKEFQRLKEQELQQLGWDIRRNLTKINYRIHTDAIRANLIPSELSPQQINFVYASEADLLNMALFGRTAKQWRDENPDHKGNIRDEANVSQLVCLANLETLNAYFIHQGLPQAERLKVLNQTAIHQMQILLTDKKVKQLEGNVLDE from the coding sequence ATGACAAGGAGTAAGGAAATCACCGTGCTTACCGAGACGGTACGAGTTCGGCAAATACAACAGGATGATTATATCTCGCTGACCGATATTGCCAAATATAGAAACGCTGACGATCCCCGATTTATTATCCAAAATTGGATACGCACCCGCTTTACCGTGGAGTTTTTGGGAATATGGGAGCAACTGAACAACCCATATTTTAACCGTGTCGAATTCGAGGCGGTTAAAAATGAGGCAGGTAGCAACGCCTTTGTTATGACACCAACGAAGTGGAGTAGCCTCACCGGAGCCATTGGCATTGTCTCCAAATCAGGGCGCTATGGAGGCACCTATGCCCACAAAGATATTGCTTTTGAGTTTGCATCTTGGGTATCCGTCGAGTTTAAACTCTACCTGATCAAGGAGTTCCAGCGACTCAAAGAGCAAGAACTCCAGCAACTCGGCTGGGACATCCGCCGCAATCTGACCAAAATCAATTACCGCATCCACACCGACGCTATCAGAGCAAACCTGATCCCGTCTGAGCTGTCGCCTCAACAGATCAATTTCGTCTATGCCAGCGAAGCGGATCTGCTCAACATGGCCTTATTCGGCAGAACCGCAAAGCAGTGGCGAGACGAAAATCCAGACCATAAAGGCAATATTCGCGATGAAGCCAATGTTTCCCAGCTTGTCTGCTTGGCTAACCTTGAAACACTGAACGCCTACTTCATTCATCAGGGGCTCCCTCAGGCCGAGCGCCTGAAAGTTCTGAATCAGACCGCCATTCACCAGATGCAAATTCTGCTTACGGACAAAAAGGTGAAGCAGTTGGAAGGGAATGTTTTGGATGAATGA